In Spirochaetaceae bacterium, a genomic segment contains:
- a CDS encoding fused MFS/spermidine synthase, producing the protein MRRRGTFQAAVLVLFFLSGATGLVYEVVWHKMLVLVFGSTAFATATILASFMSGLALGSFCFGRFADRYREPLKVYAYLEAGIGVFALLFPVILSGVTAAYVGIYQRFDATFYLFSLLRFILSFLILVIPSFLMGGTLPVLSKLFVREFGRLGSGIGSLYGTNTLGAVAGTFSAGFFFIILFGAKETTYIAAAVNILLAAAAFVVSRFAPLQHQEHRQSTRSADSRPPDRPRYPRYVYFVILSVYGLSGFCALAYEVLWTRVLVFYVHSTTYAFTIMLTSFLLGIALGSLVFGRLIDKSKQQLGLLAVVEVLIGLFAILSIWEFRALDDLMVSLTDRVPSWQMFVVARYAGAFLIMFIPTLLMGIAFPLASKIYSQNRERLGRYVSNIYSVNTVGSVLGSIAAGFVMIPLLGITNSIILVASLNLVLGIVILLANPSMRRSAKWAVVAATAVIIPVAATAVPADRPLGLYSRPFRDLEQGGKVLFYDEGIGATVTVHQLPPDPADQQVYKLLEVDGVNVAGTMPMLRLSQKLQGHLPVLLYKASTGKDPDNVFLLGMGTGASSYAATRHRINRLDILEIVAAEVDALRYFRELNRDILDEPKVRIRIDDARNYLLATQEEYDVIESDTIHPEQNANVFSREYFELARERLSEDGVFSVWLPMYGMSEETFKILINTLYSAFPHVTVWYASTQPTRHALLVGSKQKLKIDYELLQEELAYPPVRESLAEVGLEDVFTVLGSFITDESRLSGYVADSVVSTDNRPYLAYYNPVQKGRFPLTEPRVLQVFAQLSLPVLPYVVNMGAAEPRIRTTLEHRSQARTHVLRAIAHDYGRDYTNSIAELENAQALTPDDIKISKLLEVARAKQFADAEKRAQPAVTEGAGLLKAGRLDDAEAVFRSVLEFHPASAVARYSLATIHYARGEHAQATEELLKVLELYPDNVDARYSLAIVHTRMGEHEQARLELQEVLKLAPGHERARTALANLKER; encoded by the coding sequence GTGAGGCGCCGGGGTACGTTCCAGGCCGCGGTCCTGGTCCTGTTCTTCCTCTCCGGCGCCACCGGACTGGTCTATGAAGTCGTCTGGCACAAGATGCTGGTGCTCGTGTTCGGCAGCACCGCGTTCGCCACGGCCACGATCCTGGCATCCTTCATGTCCGGATTGGCGCTCGGCAGTTTCTGCTTCGGCCGGTTTGCCGACCGCTACCGAGAGCCACTCAAGGTCTACGCGTACCTGGAGGCCGGTATCGGCGTATTCGCGCTTCTGTTTCCCGTTATCCTGTCGGGAGTTACTGCCGCTTATGTCGGCATTTACCAGCGCTTCGACGCCACCTTCTACCTGTTCAGCCTGCTGCGGTTCATCCTCTCCTTCCTGATCCTGGTCATTCCTTCCTTTCTGATGGGCGGCACGCTGCCGGTGCTGAGCAAGCTGTTCGTCCGGGAGTTTGGCCGGTTGGGTTCGGGCATCGGCAGCCTCTACGGTACCAACACTCTGGGCGCGGTGGCCGGCACCTTCTCGGCCGGGTTCTTCTTCATCATCCTGTTCGGAGCGAAAGAGACCACCTATATCGCCGCGGCGGTCAACATTCTGCTGGCGGCCGCCGCATTCGTCGTGAGCAGGTTTGCTCCCCTGCAACATCAGGAACACAGGCAAAGCACCAGGAGCGCCGATAGTCGACCACCAGACCGGCCGCGGTATCCCCGCTACGTGTACTTCGTCATCTTGAGCGTGTACGGGTTGTCGGGATTCTGTGCACTAGCGTACGAGGTGTTGTGGACCAGGGTGCTTGTCTTCTACGTGCACTCGACCACCTACGCGTTCACGATAATGTTGACCAGTTTCCTGTTGGGGATAGCGCTGGGCAGCCTTGTCTTTGGCAGGCTCATAGACAAGTCGAAACAGCAACTCGGCTTGCTCGCAGTTGTCGAAGTGCTGATCGGGTTGTTTGCCATCCTGTCGATCTGGGAGTTCCGGGCGCTGGACGACCTGATGGTGAGTCTTACCGACCGGGTGCCGAGTTGGCAGATGTTCGTGGTTGCCCGGTATGCCGGCGCGTTTCTCATCATGTTCATCCCGACCCTGCTCATGGGCATTGCGTTTCCGCTGGCCAGCAAGATCTACAGCCAGAACCGGGAGCGGTTGGGCAGATACGTAAGCAACATCTACTCGGTAAACACCGTCGGCAGTGTGCTGGGGTCGATCGCCGCCGGGTTCGTCATGATTCCGTTGCTCGGCATCACCAACAGTATCATCCTGGTGGCGTCGCTCAACCTGGTTCTCGGCATCGTCATACTGCTTGCAAACCCGTCCATGAGACGCTCGGCAAAGTGGGCCGTGGTCGCGGCGACTGCGGTCATTATCCCAGTTGCCGCTACGGCGGTCCCCGCGGACAGGCCCCTGGGCCTGTACAGTCGTCCATTTCGCGATCTCGAACAGGGCGGCAAAGTGCTGTTCTACGACGAAGGCATCGGAGCTACCGTCACCGTACATCAACTGCCGCCCGACCCCGCCGACCAGCAGGTCTACAAGCTGTTGGAGGTGGATGGCGTGAACGTGGCGGGCACGATGCCGATGCTGCGCCTGTCGCAGAAGCTGCAGGGGCACCTGCCGGTGCTGCTGTACAAGGCATCCACCGGCAAGGATCCCGACAACGTGTTCCTGCTGGGGATGGGCACCGGAGCATCATCCTACGCGGCCACGCGCCACCGCATAAACCGGCTCGACATCCTGGAGATCGTCGCCGCCGAAGTCGATGCCCTGCGCTACTTCCGGGAGCTGAATCGAGACATACTCGACGAGCCCAAGGTTCGCATCAGAATCGATGATGCCAGGAACTATCTCTTGGCTACGCAGGAGGAATATGACGTCATCGAGAGCGACACGATCCATCCGGAGCAGAACGCCAATGTGTTCTCCCGGGAGTACTTCGAGCTGGCCAGGGAGCGGTTGTCCGAGGATGGCGTATTCTCGGTTTGGCTTCCGATGTATGGCATGTCGGAGGAAACCTTCAAGATTCTGATCAACACGTTGTACTCGGCCTTCCCGCACGTAACCGTGTGGTACGCGAGTACCCAGCCCACTCGACATGCCCTGCTGGTCGGCTCAAAACAGAAGCTGAAGATCGATTACGAGCTGCTGCAGGAGGAACTGGCGTACCCGCCGGTCCGGGAGAGCCTCGCGGAAGTGGGTCTGGAAGACGTATTCACGGTTCTGGGCAGCTTCATTACCGATGAGAGCAGACTGAGCGGATACGTCGCCGATTCCGTGGTGAGTACCGACAACCGGCCCTACCTGGCGTACTACAACCCGGTCCAGAAGGGGCGATTTCCCCTGACGGAACCGCGAGTCCTGCAGGTCTTCGCCCAGTTGAGCCTGCCGGTCCTGCCCTACGTGGTGAACATGGGAGCGGCCGAGCCCCGGATCAGGACCACCCTGGAGCATCGTTCACAGGCGAGAACCCACGTTCTGCGGGCAATTGCACATGACTATGGGCGCGACTACACCAACTCGATCGCCGAGCTGGAGAACGCTCAGGCACTCACTCCCGACGACATCAAAATCAGCAAGTTGCTCGAGGTTGCCCGAGCCAAACAGTTCGCCGACGCTGAGAAACGCGCCCAGCCCGCCGTGACGGAAGGGGCAGGCCTGCTCAAGGCCGGCAGGTTGGACGACGCCGAGGCCGTGTTCCGGTCCGTGCTGGAGTTTCACCCCGCCTCCGCGGTGGCACGCTACAGCCTGGCGACGATCCATTACGCCCGCGGGGAGCATGCGCAGGCAACCGAGGAGTTGCTGAAGGTGCTTGAGCTGTACCCGGACAACGTGGACGCACGCTATTCTCTGGCCATTGTCCACACCAGGATGGGGGAGCATGAACAGGCCCGGCTCGAGCTGCAGGAAGTTCTGAAACTCGCGCCTGGCCACGAGCGGGCCCGTACCGCCTTGGCGAACCTGAAAGAACGTTGA